A genomic region of Streptosporangium lutulentum contains the following coding sequences:
- a CDS encoding CPBP family intramembrane glutamic endopeptidase: MPDPPTPPAPRLALLWRILIVFAATVLLWLFVYRGIPLGHDYDRLTHAVRAVLTTVLVVPMVVAARRLLDRRPWTGLGLPSLRTGRRRLLLGMACWFVPAAIGFALCLGFGWVEISLRTSVADALQVAALLVVLVFLYEALPEELVFRGYLQRNLVTALPAWQTVIAQAALFTLFGFLVGAAGSLDRLLIFFFFALVLGGLRVATGDIWAGIGFHLAFQTVAQLFDGAGAVFDVTGFDVLGIVALGALPFSLGWMAVERLYRERLNWQALEPDPAR, from the coding sequence GTGCCTGACCCCCCGACACCCCCCGCCCCCCGCCTCGCCCTGCTCTGGCGAATCCTCATCGTCTTCGCCGCCACCGTCCTGCTCTGGTTGTTCGTCTACCGCGGCATCCCGCTCGGCCACGACTACGACCGCCTCACCCATGCCGTCAGGGCCGTCCTCACGACGGTTCTCGTCGTTCCCATGGTCGTGGCCGCTCGCCGGCTGCTCGACCGTCGTCCCTGGACCGGCCTCGGGCTGCCCTCCTTGCGCACCGGCCGGCGGCGCCTGCTGCTCGGAATGGCCTGCTGGTTCGTCCCCGCCGCCATCGGGTTCGCGCTCTGTCTCGGCTTCGGCTGGGTCGAGATCAGCCTGCGCACCTCCGTCGCGGACGCCCTCCAGGTGGCGGCGCTCCTGGTCGTGCTCGTCTTCCTGTACGAGGCGCTGCCGGAGGAACTCGTCTTCCGCGGCTACCTGCAACGCAACCTCGTCACCGCGTTGCCGGCCTGGCAGACGGTCATCGCGCAGGCCGCGTTGTTCACCCTGTTCGGATTCCTCGTCGGAGCCGCCGGCTCCCTCGACAGGCTGCTTATCTTCTTCTTCTTCGCCCTCGTCCTCGGAGGCTTACGCGTCGCCACCGGCGACATCTGGGCGGGCATCGGCTTCCATCTGGCCTTCCAGACCGTTGCCCAGTTGTTCGACGGCGCGGGAGCCGTTTTCGACGTGACCGGGTTCGACGTCCTGGGAATCGTCGCCTTGGGCGCGTTGCCGTTCTCACTCGGCTGGATGGCCGTGGAACGTCTCTACCGGGAACGCCTGAACTGGCAGGCCCTCGAACCGGACCCTGCCCGTTGA